From the Desulfobacterales bacterium genome, one window contains:
- a CDS encoding tripartite tricarboxylate transporter substrate-binding protein translates to MKRKLFLIIVVWAAVLIPVVIGHAKPFYEGKVIQLIVTTKPGGGFDSYARLLAGTMEKYLPGSTIIVKNVPGAGHIIGTNLIYEAKPNGLTFGTFERSLVATQVAGLKGVKFDLSKMSWLGSPASDPRAFVVAKHTSYQTLDEAIKSKERIRFAASGIGTTDYLDPVLIAKMLGAEKWQIITGYAGQEDQLAMIRGEIDAVVTSWSNGKSFIESGEGRVLMFNNDTPVSGYEEYPLLKDIVAKEYQPLIDLLLFMVMFNRPFAGPPDIPPDRLAVLREAFRKTWHDPELLKKAEMMKRPINYIGYAEGEKLIKNALNQPPEVVKLIKEAYGK, encoded by the coding sequence ATGAAACGGAAACTTTTTTTAATCATCGTGGTATGGGCAGCTGTGTTGATTCCCGTTGTAATCGGTCATGCCAAACCGTTCTATGAAGGTAAAGTGATTCAGTTGATCGTTACGACAAAGCCAGGCGGCGGTTTTGACTCCTATGCCCGTTTACTGGCCGGGACTATGGAAAAATACTTGCCGGGCAGCACCATCATCGTCAAAAATGTTCCCGGAGCCGGTCATATCATTGGAACCAATCTGATTTATGAAGCTAAACCAAACGGCCTGACATTTGGAACATTTGAACGATCACTGGTTGCCACCCAAGTAGCAGGATTGAAAGGCGTTAAATTTGATCTGAGCAAAATGAGTTGGCTGGGTTCACCGGCATCTGATCCGCGTGCCTTTGTCGTGGCTAAACATACATCTTATCAAACTTTGGATGAAGCGATAAAGTCAAAAGAACGGATTCGGTTTGCGGCTTCCGGTATAGGTACGACGGATTATTTGGATCCGGTTTTGATCGCAAAAATGCTTGGGGCAGAAAAATGGCAAATTATTACCGGATACGCAGGGCAGGAAGACCAATTGGCCATGATCCGGGGCGAGATTGACGCGGTTGTTACCTCATGGAGTAATGGAAAAAGTTTTATCGAAAGTGGAGAAGGAAGAGTTTTAATGTTCAACAATGATACACCGGTATCGGGATATGAGGAATATCCGCTGCTTAAGGATATCGTCGCTAAAGAATATCAGCCACTCATCGATCTCCTGCTCTTCATGGTGATGTTTAACCGACCTTTTGCCGGCCCACCGGATATTCCGCCGGACCGTCTTGCAGTTTTAAGAGAGGCCTTCAGAAAAACATGGCACGATCCGGAATTGCTGAAAAAGGCCGAAATGATGAAGAGACCCATTAATTACATCGGATACGCCGAGGGTGAAAAATT